One Streptomyces dangxiongensis genomic window, CCTCGTAGTAGGCGTCCAGGGTGCCCACGTCCCGCCAGTAGCCCTGGTCCCGGGTGGTCTCGCCGGGCACGTGGTTGTCGCTGAAGTCGTATAGCTGGGCCTCGCCGCGCGCCGTGAGCTGGGGCAGGATCGAGCCGCCCATGTCGTGCACGGACTGCGTGTCCTCCGCGTCCCGGTGCAGCGCTTCGATCAGGGCCTTGGTGGTGAAGATGTAGTTGCCCATCGAGGCGAACACACAGTCGGGGGCGTCCGGCAGTCCCGGCGGATCGGCGGGCTTCTCCAGGAAGCGTTCCACCGTGACGCCGTCCGAGCCCGGCGTGATCACCCCGAACGACGAGGACTCCCCGCGCGGCACCCGGATGCCGGCCACGGTCACGCCCGCGCCGCCCTCGATGTGCTGGGCGAGCATCTGCCGCGGGTCCATGCGGTAGACGTGGTCGGCCCCGAACACGGCCACGTACTCGGGCTGTTCGTCGTGGATCAGGTTCAGGGACTGCAGGAGCGCGTCGGCGCTGCCCAGGTACCAGCGCGGGCCCAGCCGCTGCTGGGCCGGGACCGGGGTGACGTAGTTGCCGAGCAGGCTCGACATCCGCCAGGTGGTGGTGATGTGCCGGTCCAGCGAGTGCGACTTGTACTGGGTCAGCACACAGATGCGCAGCACGTCGGCGTTGACCAGGTTGGACAGGACGAAGTCGACCAGGCGGTACGTACCGCCGAAGGTGACCGCCGGTTTGGCGCGGTCCGCGGTGAGCGGCATCAGGCGCTTGCCCTCGCCGCCCGCCAGCACGATCCCGAGCACGGAAGGCCCTCCACGACGCATGCCCGCTCCCCTCACCCCTGGTTGAACCATGGTTGCCCCGAGCGGGCCGGACTAAGCCTCCTTGAGGACCCGCTCGTACAGCCCGGCCGTACGGCGGGCCACCGCGTCCCAGCCGAACTCGCCCACCGCGCGCGCCCGTCCGGCCTCCCCCATCCGCCGGGCCGCCGCCGGATCACCGAGCACGGCGTCCAGCGCCCGGGCGAACCCGGACTCGAAACCGTCGTCCACGTCGACCAGGAGACCGGTGCGGCCGTCGTCCACGACCTCGGGGATGCCGCCCACCCGGGACGCGACGACCGGCGTGCCACAGGCCATCGCCTCCAGGTTGACGATGCCGAGCGGCTCGTACACCGAGGGGCAGGCGAACACGGCCGCCCGTGTGAGGAGTTGGATCACCTCCGGGCGCGGCAGCATCTGCGGGATCCAGAACACGCCCGACCGGACCCGGCGCAGCTCCTCGAACAGCTCACGGAACTCCCGGTCGATCTCCGGGGTGTCGGGCGCGCCGGCGCACAGCACCACCTGGACGCCCGGGTCGATGTCCCGTACGGCGCGCAGCAGACGGGGCACGCCCTTCTGCCGGGTGATCCGGCCGACGAACAGGACGTAGGGACGCGCGGGGTCGATGCCGTGCCGGGTGAGGGCGTCGGTGCCGTGGTCGGGGCGGTAGAGCTGGGTGTCGATGCCGTTGTGCACGACGTGGACCCGGGCCGGGTCCAGCGCCGGGTAGCAGGACAGGATGTCCTCCCGCATGGCACCCGAGACGGCGATCACCGCGTCGGCGGCCTCGATCGCGGTGCGCTCGGCCCAGCCCGACAGGGCGTACCCGCCGCCGAGTTGCTCGGCCTTCCAGGGGCGCAACGGCTCCAGCGAGTGGGCGGTGACGACGTGCGGGACGCCGTACAGCAGTTTGGCGACATGGCCGGCCAGATTGGCGTACCAGGTGTGCGAGTGGACGAGTTCGCGGCCTTCGAGGGCGGCGGCGATGGCGAGGTCCACGGAGAAGGTGCGCAGCGCGTCGTTGGAGCCGTCGAGGGCGGACCAGGGACGGTGGCGTACGACACCGGCGCCGCGCCCCTCACCCCAGCAGTGCACCTCCAGGTCCACCAGCGAGGCCAGCTCGCGGGCGAGGAACTCCACATGGACACCGGCGCCGCCGTACACGTCCGGGGGGTACTCCCGGCTCAGCAGTCCCACTCGCAACCGACAACCCCCTGGTCTCGCTGGCACGTTCTCCCCCATGGTCACCCAGATGCGGCGCGCGGGGAAGAGCGCGGGAGGCGGGTGAGGCAGCAGTCACCGCACAGTCCGCCGCCGGGGACGCGGTAGTACAGGCAGCAGCTTCGGCGGCGGAAGGCCGGGCCGGCGCGGTCGCCGGTGGCGCGCAGCAGGGGGTGGGCGAACAGTTCGTCCGTGAGCGCGCTGGCCCGTTCCACGACGTCGGTACGGTCGTGGGCGCGGGCCCAGCGGCCCAGTTCGCGGGCCGTCGCGGCGAGCGCGGAACCGGCGTTGCCTCGCAGCAGGCCCGCGGCGACGCCGTAGCGGGCCCGCAGGACGGCGCCCAGAGGCTCCAGGTGGGCGTCGAGGACGGCGGCGGCGACGGCGGCGCCGTCGCCGGGCAGCGAGCGCACCCCGGTGAGCCACAGGTCGTCGGGGGCGGAGGCGAGGGCGTCCCAGCGCAGCAGCCGCGGGTCCAGGCCGGGCAGCCGGCCGTACAGCACGGCGCAGCCCAACGCGGCCGACCACAGCCGGGCGGCCAGCCCCTGCTGGGCCAGGGACGCGGCGACCCGCGGCTCCGCGGTCCGCAACCGGGCCCCGACGGTGGCCACCCGCAGCGCCAGCGCGTCACCGCGAACGTCGGACGCCGCGCCCTCGTAGGCCTCCGCGAGAGTCGGGAACCGGTGCGGACCGGTGCCGCCGGCGGCCGGGGACGAGGGCGGCAGGGTGCGCAGGACGAAGAAGCCGCCGAGGGAACGGAGCGCGGCGAGATCGGGGTCGAGGTCCACGACAGGCACTACTACCAGGCGCGTTCCCGGGCCGGCCGCGCGGGGCCGGATCCTGCCTCACCCTGCCAGAGGATGACCCGCCGAGTGCCTACTCCATCGGGAGTAGGACGCATTGAGGCCTCAGGTACGACGACGGGGCGTTCGCCGCCCGGCAGAGTGTTCGTCATGGAAGCCGACCGTCCCTCACGCCGGGTCCGCAACTCCCGCCGCGGGCAGGGGAGACGCCGATGAGTGCCCTGGCGCTGTCCGTGCTCCTGTCACTCGTCTCCGCCGTCGCCTACGCGGCCGGGGCCATCGTGCAGGAGCAGATCGCGGTCTCCGCCCCGCACGAGGCGTATCTGCCGCTGCGCCGCCCGGGCTGGTGGGGCGCGCTGGCGCTCAACGGTCTCGGCGGCCTGCTCCACGTCGTGGCACTGGCCTGCGGGCCGCTCAGCCTCGTCCAGCCGCTGGGGGCGCTGACCATCGTCTTCGCGCTGCCCCTGGCGGCGCTGTGCGTCGGCCGCAGGGCCGGCGCCACGGCCTGGCGTGGTGCCCTCATGGCCACGGTGGGCCTCGCCGGGCTGCTGTCCCTGGTCGGCACCTCCGGCACCCACTCGCTCACCCCGGCCCAGCGGGTGGTGACCGCCCTCGTCACCGGCGGCGCGGTGGTGGCACTGATGGGCGCGGGCCTCGCCGCGCACCGGCATCCGGCGGTGCGCAGCGTCCTGCTCGCCACCGCGTCCGGCATCGCGTTCGGCATGTCGTCGGTGTTCACCAAGACCGTCGCCGTGGACTGGACCCTGGGCGTCGGCCTGGCCGACCTGGCCTCGCTCGCGGTGATCTGCCTGTTCGCGGTCGCCGGCGTGCTGCTGTCCCAGGCGTCCTACCGCGGTGGCGGACTCACCGCCCCGCTGGCCACGCTGACGGTCGTCAACCCGGTGCTGGCCGCCGTGGTGGGCGTCCTGATGTTCGGCGAGACGCTCCGCCACGGCAGCACGGGCACGGTGCTCGCGCTGGCCTGCGCGGTGGTGGCGGCGGGCGGCCTGGTCATGCTGACGACGGAACGGATGGAGCGCACGTCGGGACAGGACGGAACGACTGCGGCTGAGGCGGCTCGGGGTACGGGTGTTCCCGGTGCGGTGACTCCTGGTGCGGCGGCTCCTGGTGCGGTGGCTCGGGGTGCCGGGTCGGCGTCCGCTGCGGGAGCGCCGGCGCGGGACACGGCGGAGGGGCTGGTCGTCGTACCGCGGCAGCGCACGGCGGAGCCCGGTGCCGGGCCGGCCGGACCGGCAACGCGTGAGCTGCTCGGACCGGGCGTGGGGGGCGGCGGGGCGGACACCGGCGGTGCGCTCCCCGCGTCGTACACCCCGCTGCCCGCGGGCGTGCACGTGCCGCTGCCGGACCGGCACCGCACGCGCGTCGGTTCCTGACGTGCGTGCGGTGGGTGCGTCAGACCACCGGTGCCGCGCGGGCGGTGTGGCGGATCGGCACAGCGGCGCCGCGCGCACGGTGGGTCAGATTCTTACTCCTCCGGCCCGGAGGTAGGCGAGCGGGTCGATGTCCGAGCCGAAGCCCGGCCCCGTCCGCACCTCGAAGTGCAGGTGCGGGCCCGTGACGTTGCCGGTGGCGCCGGAGCGGCCGAGCGGCTGGCCCGCGGTGACGCTCCGGCCGGCCCGCACCGAGATCGCCGACAGGTGGGCGTACTGCGTGTAGCGGCCGTCGGCGTGCCGGAGCACGACCTGGTAGCCGTACGAGCCGCCCCAGCCCGCGGACACCACGTGTCCGGCCGCCGCCGCCCTCACGGAGGTGCCGGTCGGCACGAGGAAGTCCACGCCGGTGTGGTAGCCCTTCGACCAGTGGGAGCCGGCCACGCGGTACCCGGTGCCGACGGACGCGGTCACCGGGGCGACGAGCGCGTGCCGGGTCGGGGGCGGGCCGGGGTGCGTGGTGCGGTGCGGCGCAGGCGTCTTCTTCCCCGGGGCCTCGGGCGGCGCCGTTCTGGTGCGGGTGCCGCTCAGGCTGAGCCGCTGGCCCGGCACGATGAGGTCGGGGTCGGCGCCGATCGTCGTGCGGTTGCCCGCGTACAGCGTGCGCCAGCCGCCCCGCACCTGGTGGTCGCCGGCGATGCCGGAGAGCGTGTCCCCGTGCACCACCGTGTACATCTCGGCGCGGCCCGCTCGGGACTGCGGAGTGGTCTGCGGCCGTACGTCCCGCACGGAGCCGGACGCGGCGGGGCGGGCCTGGGCGGGGTGGGTGGAGGCGGTCTCCGTGCGCACATCGGGGCTGCCGTCGCCCCGGGTGAGCCCGGCGGAACCGGAACACACCGGCCAGGCGCCCGGACCCTGTCCGTCCAGGACCTTCTCGGCGACGGCGATCTGCTGATCCCGGGTGGCCAGGTCGGCGCGCGGCGCGTACCGGGCGCCGCCGTACGCATCCCAGGTGGACCGGGTGAACTGGAGGCCGCCGTAGAAGCCGTTGCCCGTGTTGATGCTCCAGTTGCCACTGGACTCGCACGCGGCGACCTTGTTCCAGGTGGCCACGTCGGCGGCGCTCGCGGTGCCGGCGGCGACCAGCGGGAGCGCGAGGCCGGCACCGCCCGCCGTGACGGTGAGTGATGCGCGGTTGATCCTGTTCGGCTGGTACCGGCGGTGCCGGCCGCGTACGGCCATTTCCGAATTCCCCTCGGCGTGCGTCAGGAGGGGCAAAAGTAAGCGCGGCTAACTGGCCATGACAAGAAGGAGTTTCGGCCGCCCGGTCCCGGAGGGTGGCCGGTTACGTCCCCTGCCCGGGTGGACGGGCGGGCCGGTGGATGAGGCGGAAGGCGCCGTCGCCGCGTACACATGCGTGGCGGGTCGCAAGTGCGCTCGCCGTAGCGGCACGTCAGGATGGGCGAGGGCACGTACTGACGGAGCCGTAGACACGAGGCAACCAGGGAGCAGGCGGTATGAGCACTTCAGCGCAGATCGGTGTCACGGGCCTGGCGGTCATGGGCCGCAATCTCGCCCGGAACTTCGCGCGCAACGGCTACTCGGTCGCCGTGCACAACCGTACGGTGTCGCGCACCCGGGCGCTGGTGGAGGAGTTCGGGCACGAGGGCGCCTTCGTCGCGGCCGAGACCGCCAAGGACTTCGTGGCGGCCCTGGAGCGCCCGCGCCGCCTGGTCGTCATGGTCAAGGCGGGTGAGCCGACGGACGCCGTCATCGAGGAGTTCGCTCCGCTCCTGGAGCCCGGCGACATGATCATCGACGGTGGCAACGCGCACTTCGCCGACACCCGCCGCCGGGAGCGGGAGCTGCGCGAGCACGGCATCCACTTCGTCGGCACGGGCATCTCCGGCGGCGAGGAGGGTGCGCTGCACGGGCCGAGCATCATGCCCGGCGGGTCGGTGGAGTCGTACGGGTCGCTGGGCCCGATGCTGGAGAAGATCTCCGCGAAGGCCGCCGACGGGGCGCCGTGCGTGACCCACGTGGGACCGGACGGCGCCGGGCACTTCGTGAAGATGGTGCACAACGGCATCGAGTACGCCGACATGCAGTTGATCGGTGAGGCGTACCAGCTACTGCGCGACGTCGCCGGGTACTCCCCCGCGCAGATCGCCGACATCTTCCGCACCTGGAACACCGGCCGGCTCGACTCCTACCTGATCGAGATCACCGCCGAGGTGCTGTCCCACGTGGACGCCGGCGGCAAGCCGTTCGTGGACGTCGTCGTCGACCAGGCCGAACAGAAGGGCACCGGCCGCTGGACCGTGCAGATCGCCCTGGACCTGGGTGTGCCGGTGTCGGGCATCGCGGAAGCGGTGTTCGCCCGGTCCCTGTCGGGCCACGCGGCGCTCCGGGAGGCCTCGCGGGGGCTGGCCGGTCCGAAGCCGACACCCCTCGCCGAATCGGAGGCGGCGGCCTTCGCCGACCGGGTCGAGCAGGCGCTGTACGCGTCCAAGATCGTGTCGTACACGCAGGGCTTCCACGAGATCGCCGCGGGCAGCGAGGAGTACGGCTGGGACATCGACCTCGGCGAGGTCGCCTCCATCTGGCGCGGCGGCTGCATCATCCGGGCGGCCTTCCTTGACCGCATCCGCACCGCGTACGACGCCCGGTCCGACCTGCCGAGCCTGCTGTCGGACGAGACGTTCGCACGGGAGATCGCCGCCGCGCAGGACGACTGGCGCGAGGTGCTCGTCGCGGCGACACGGCAGGGGGTGCCGACGCCGGGGTTCGCGGCGGCGCTGGCCTACTACGACGCCCTGCGCGCCGAACGCCTGCCGGCCGCCCTGACCCAGGGCCAGCGCGACTTCTTCGGCGCCCACACGTACCGCCGGGTGGACCGGGAGGGCGCGTTCCACACGCTGTGGGGCGGGGACCGGTCCGAGGTGCCGGCCTAGGGGGCCTAGAGGGGCGGCCCAGGGGGCCGGCCCCGGGGAGCGCGTCTACGGGGGCCCGGCGCCCACCTTGCCTGGGTGGTGAACCAGGGGGCGCGTCTGCGGGGTCCGGGTTCGCCTCGCCAGGGCCGTGAACCCGGGGGCGCGGCAGCGGGGGTCCGGCGCCCACCTCGCCTGGGTGGTGAACCAGGCGGC contains:
- the glgC gene encoding glucose-1-phosphate adenylyltransferase; this encodes MRRGGPSVLGIVLAGGEGKRLMPLTADRAKPAVTFGGTYRLVDFVLSNLVNADVLRICVLTQYKSHSLDRHITTTWRMSSLLGNYVTPVPAQQRLGPRWYLGSADALLQSLNLIHDEQPEYVAVFGADHVYRMDPRQMLAQHIEGGAGVTVAGIRVPRGESSSFGVITPGSDGVTVERFLEKPADPPGLPDAPDCVFASMGNYIFTTKALIEALHRDAEDTQSVHDMGGSILPQLTARGEAQLYDFSDNHVPGETTRDQGYWRDVGTLDAYYEAHMDLIAERPAFNLYNRQWPIYTHSYQLPPARFNAGGIASESIISAGCLIRGQVSRSVLSPGVRIDPGAVVQGSVLHDNVHVGRGAVVRGAVLDKNVEVPPGATIGVNPERDAELYTVSKGGVIALGKGQRVP
- the glgA gene encoding glycogen synthase; the encoded protein is MRVGLLSREYPPDVYGGAGVHVEFLARELASLVDLEVHCWGEGRGAGVVRHRPWSALDGSNDALRTFSVDLAIAAALEGRELVHSHTWYANLAGHVAKLLYGVPHVVTAHSLEPLRPWKAEQLGGGYALSGWAERTAIEAADAVIAVSGAMREDILSCYPALDPARVHVVHNGIDTQLYRPDHGTDALTRHGIDPARPYVLFVGRITRQKGVPRLLRAVRDIDPGVQVVLCAGAPDTPEIDREFRELFEELRRVRSGVFWIPQMLPRPEVIQLLTRAAVFACPSVYEPLGIVNLEAMACGTPVVASRVGGIPEVVDDGRTGLLVDVDDGFESGFARALDAVLGDPAAARRMGEAGRARAVGEFGWDAVARRTAGLYERVLKEA
- a CDS encoding (2Fe-2S)-binding protein — encoded protein: MDLDPDLAALRSLGGFFVLRTLPPSSPAAGGTGPHRFPTLAEAYEGAASDVRGDALALRVATVGARLRTAEPRVAASLAQQGLAARLWSAALGCAVLYGRLPGLDPRLLRWDALASAPDDLWLTGVRSLPGDGAAVAAAVLDAHLEPLGAVLRARYGVAAGLLRGNAGSALAATARELGRWARAHDRTDVVERASALTDELFAHPLLRATGDRAGPAFRRRSCCLYYRVPGGGLCGDCCLTRLPRSSPRAASG
- a CDS encoding DMT family transporter, whose amino-acid sequence is MSALALSVLLSLVSAVAYAAGAIVQEQIAVSAPHEAYLPLRRPGWWGALALNGLGGLLHVVALACGPLSLVQPLGALTIVFALPLAALCVGRRAGATAWRGALMATVGLAGLLSLVGTSGTHSLTPAQRVVTALVTGGAVVALMGAGLAAHRHPAVRSVLLATASGIAFGMSSVFTKTVAVDWTLGVGLADLASLAVICLFAVAGVLLSQASYRGGGLTAPLATLTVVNPVLAAVVGVLMFGETLRHGSTGTVLALACAVVAAGGLVMLTTERMERTSGQDGTTAAEAARGTGVPGAVTPGAAAPGAVARGAGSASAAGAPARDTAEGLVVVPRQRTAEPGAGPAGPATRELLGPGVGGGGADTGGALPASYTPLPAGVHVPLPDRHRTRVGS
- a CDS encoding transglycosylase family protein; the encoded protein is MAVRGRHRRYQPNRINRASLTVTAGGAGLALPLVAAGTASAADVATWNKVAACESSGNWSINTGNGFYGGLQFTRSTWDAYGGARYAPRADLATRDQQIAVAEKVLDGQGPGAWPVCSGSAGLTRGDGSPDVRTETASTHPAQARPAASGSVRDVRPQTTPQSRAGRAEMYTVVHGDTLSGIAGDHQVRGGWRTLYAGNRTTIGADPDLIVPGQRLSLSGTRTRTAPPEAPGKKTPAPHRTTHPGPPPTRHALVAPVTASVGTGYRVAGSHWSKGYHTGVDFLVPTGTSVRAAAAGHVVSAGWGGSYGYQVVLRHADGRYTQYAHLSAISVRAGRSVTAGQPLGRSGATGNVTGPHLHFEVRTGPGFGSDIDPLAYLRAGGVRI
- the gndA gene encoding NADP-dependent phosphogluconate dehydrogenase, whose product is MSTSAQIGVTGLAVMGRNLARNFARNGYSVAVHNRTVSRTRALVEEFGHEGAFVAAETAKDFVAALERPRRLVVMVKAGEPTDAVIEEFAPLLEPGDMIIDGGNAHFADTRRRERELREHGIHFVGTGISGGEEGALHGPSIMPGGSVESYGSLGPMLEKISAKAADGAPCVTHVGPDGAGHFVKMVHNGIEYADMQLIGEAYQLLRDVAGYSPAQIADIFRTWNTGRLDSYLIEITAEVLSHVDAGGKPFVDVVVDQAEQKGTGRWTVQIALDLGVPVSGIAEAVFARSLSGHAALREASRGLAGPKPTPLAESEAAAFADRVEQALYASKIVSYTQGFHEIAAGSEEYGWDIDLGEVASIWRGGCIIRAAFLDRIRTAYDARSDLPSLLSDETFAREIAAAQDDWREVLVAATRQGVPTPGFAAALAYYDALRAERLPAALTQGQRDFFGAHTYRRVDREGAFHTLWGGDRSEVPA